From a single Lewinella sp. LCG006 genomic region:
- a CDS encoding PepSY domain-containing protein has translation MSTTRRQEQAKLLRIVRKIHRWTGASLFVVFLFVSITGLLLGWKKDSNGYLLPDTQKGSSAEARDWLPLVDLQDRALYLIDSLHPELNNSIDRLDVRPGKGIVKFTFTEHYYELQLDLSTGNLLSSGKRRSDLIEHIHDGTIIDRQLGSGFFKLLYTTVAGLALLVFTVTGFWLWYGPKRMRK, from the coding sequence ATGAGCACAACGCGGCGGCAGGAGCAAGCAAAGCTACTAAGAATAGTCAGGAAAATACATCGTTGGACAGGTGCCAGCCTCTTCGTGGTCTTCCTATTTGTCAGCATCACCGGCCTATTGCTGGGCTGGAAAAAAGACAGCAACGGCTATCTTTTGCCCGACACCCAAAAAGGCAGCTCTGCCGAGGCAAGGGACTGGCTGCCACTAGTGGATTTACAAGATCGTGCGCTTTATTTGATTGATTCCCTCCATCCGGAATTGAACAATAGCATTGATCGCCTGGATGTCCGCCCGGGAAAAGGCATCGTCAAATTTACGTTCACCGAGCACTACTACGAACTGCAATTGGATCTTAGTACAGGAAATTTACTAAGCTCCGGTAAACGGCGTTCCGACCTCATAGAGCACATTCATGATGGTACCATCATCGACCGCCAGCTAGGGAGTGGCTTCTTCAAGTTGTTGTATACCACCGTCGCTGGCTTGGCGCTTCTAGTCTTTACCGTGACAGGGTTTTGGCTATGGTACGGGCCGAAACGGATGCGGAAGTAG
- a CDS encoding 2,3,4,5-tetrahydropyridine-2,6-dicarboxylate N-succinyltransferase: MTAFRSLIEAAFEDRSMLKDKNVQEAIMAVMEQLDQGRLRVAEPIATPKNPETDGKWQVNDWVKKAVILYFPIAQMETIEVGPFEFHDKIPLKKNFAQQGVRVVPQALARYGSFLEEGVILMPSYVNIGAYVGSGTMVDTWATVGSCAQIGQNVHLSGGVGIGGVLEPPQASPTIIEDNAFIGSRCIVVEGVHVEKEAVLGANVVLTKTTHIIDVTGPEPVTYRGRVPARSVVIPGSYTKSFPAGDYQVPCALIIGQRKASTDLKTSLNSALREYNVAV; encoded by the coding sequence ATGACAGCTTTTCGTTCGTTGATTGAAGCGGCTTTTGAAGACCGTAGTATGTTGAAAGACAAAAATGTTCAGGAAGCCATTATGGCGGTCATGGAGCAATTGGACCAGGGACGCTTACGCGTTGCTGAACCAATAGCTACGCCTAAAAATCCGGAAACGGACGGCAAGTGGCAGGTCAATGACTGGGTGAAAAAAGCCGTTATTCTCTATTTCCCGATTGCGCAGATGGAAACGATCGAAGTGGGACCGTTTGAGTTTCACGATAAAATCCCACTAAAGAAAAATTTTGCCCAGCAAGGCGTACGGGTTGTGCCACAGGCATTGGCACGCTATGGTTCTTTTCTGGAAGAAGGGGTGATCTTGATGCCCAGCTACGTCAATATCGGTGCCTACGTAGGCAGCGGTACCATGGTAGATACTTGGGCGACAGTAGGCAGCTGTGCGCAAATTGGCCAAAACGTTCACCTCAGTGGTGGCGTAGGCATTGGTGGTGTATTGGAACCCCCGCAAGCCTCGCCGACGATCATTGAAGACAATGCTTTCATTGGCTCGCGCTGCATTGTCGTTGAGGGGGTTCATGTCGAAAAAGAAGCGGTGTTGGGGGCAAATGTTGTCCTTACGAAAACAACCCATATCATTGATGTCACTGGCCCGGAGCCTGTAACTTATCGCGGTCGTGTTCCGGCACGTTCGGTGGTCATTCCTGGTTCTTACACCAAATCTTTTCCCGCAGGAGATTACCAGGTGCCTTGTGCCCTGATCATTGGTCAACGCAAGGCAAGCACCGATTTGAAGACCAGTTTGAATAGTGCCTTACGGGAATACAACGTGGCGGTATAG
- a CDS encoding HIT family protein, with the protein MNACIFCKIVAGQLPAHRVYEDEDVLAFMDINPINHGHVLIIPKVHYAELRSIPLATSTAVWEVVKKVEQAIWQTPGLSCEGTNILQNNGAAAGQDVFHAHFHVIPRLSGDGSRFRFKLVHSTDETRKEWAESIKNQMDAK; encoded by the coding sequence ATGAACGCTTGCATCTTTTGTAAAATCGTTGCGGGACAGCTTCCTGCTCACCGCGTTTATGAAGACGAAGACGTACTTGCTTTTATGGATATCAATCCCATCAATCATGGTCACGTACTCATTATCCCCAAGGTGCATTATGCGGAACTGAGAAGTATTCCGCTGGCAACCTCTACTGCCGTTTGGGAAGTTGTGAAGAAAGTGGAACAGGCTATTTGGCAAACTCCCGGTTTATCCTGCGAAGGAACCAATATTCTCCAAAACAATGGTGCTGCTGCCGGGCAGGATGTCTTTCACGCTCACTTCCACGTCATCCCTCGCTTGAGTGGTGATGGCTCTCGATTTCGCTTTAAATTAGTGCACAGCACAGACGAAACACGTAAGGAATGGGCTGAGAGCATAAAGAACCAGATGGATGCAAAATAA
- a CDS encoding RND family transporter — protein MSRQPRIFYLLITLITLVQGYFATQLNYDYNIEQLFPKHDPELAFYEEVKEKFAHHQDYLILGLENTESIYQGDFLLRLDSLADVLERHSLVKEVNAPTNLRYHFRTPLGIQSSPFLHPHNPERYAADSAFLQAYPDVFPKFIGRENDAVCVYVFLTEALTDQNKEAFRDFVVKQTMRLGFEHTHLYADIYAQDAYLKALEAEMYWLSGLAILLILGILFVSFRSLAGILVPIFIVALTVVWTMGTIALLGGTINMMTVLIPTIVAIISLSDVIHVINRFNDHGELPKEEAIRFTFREMRSAILLTSLTTGLGFATLAYSSLQPFIEFGIFTTIGVAYAYLLAIYLLPPLLQQVSASALSWKGQRSDRQIAAIYHFLTQHPRLIIGVTAGLVLISLAGMSKLRINAYLYEELSAKDDFSKTLQFFETHFSGIRTFSMHLEVADSSRSIMDQEILQQIDQLENYLLEDYGLRDVYTIATQVKRFNRLHHQGQPAAFALPADPDFSQYLTDKVLENRAALSLHAVLTDDEKATQITGKMEDLGSAVIGQRNQQLTTFIDSALVPDVLKIHLTGNTLLLDKSNQIITYKLLYSLIFAIVVVSLLMGWLYRSWRISLLAILPNILPLLFMLGLIGWTGMGLKMSTVIVFTIAFGIAVDDTIHFMSRLKNELKAGISPAEAIANTYRSTGKAIAITSIILVLGFSVLLLSSFQTTFTTGLLVSLALLFALFADLLLLPVLLMWYYSATDASSKAAS, from the coding sequence TTGTCCCGACAACCTCGCATATTTTATCTCCTCATCACCTTGATCACTCTGGTTCAGGGGTATTTTGCTACGCAACTCAACTATGATTATAACATTGAACAGCTTTTCCCAAAGCATGATCCGGAGCTGGCATTTTATGAAGAAGTCAAAGAGAAGTTTGCGCATCATCAGGACTACCTTATTCTTGGTCTGGAAAATACAGAAAGCATCTATCAAGGTGATTTCCTCCTACGGCTCGACAGCTTGGCGGATGTGCTTGAGCGGCATTCCTTGGTCAAAGAAGTCAATGCGCCCACCAACCTGCGCTATCATTTTCGTACGCCGCTAGGCATCCAAAGCTCCCCTTTTCTTCACCCTCATAACCCGGAACGCTACGCTGCTGATTCGGCTTTCTTGCAGGCTTATCCCGATGTTTTCCCGAAATTTATTGGTCGAGAAAACGATGCCGTCTGCGTTTATGTCTTTTTGACGGAAGCGCTGACGGACCAAAACAAGGAGGCATTTCGAGACTTCGTCGTCAAGCAAACCATGCGGCTGGGTTTTGAACATACGCACCTCTACGCTGATATTTACGCCCAGGATGCTTACCTCAAAGCATTAGAAGCCGAGATGTACTGGCTATCGGGCTTGGCTATCCTGCTTATTTTGGGTATCCTTTTTGTCAGTTTTCGCTCGCTGGCGGGGATACTGGTGCCTATTTTCATCGTTGCCCTGACGGTTGTCTGGACCATGGGTACCATCGCTTTATTGGGCGGTACCATCAACATGATGACCGTGCTGATCCCCACCATTGTAGCCATCATTTCACTGAGCGATGTCATTCACGTTATCAATCGCTTTAACGATCACGGGGAATTGCCCAAAGAGGAGGCCATTCGCTTTACTTTTCGGGAAATGCGTAGTGCTATTCTCCTGACTTCCCTCACTACGGGTTTGGGTTTTGCTACGCTCGCTTATTCGTCGTTGCAACCCTTTATTGAGTTTGGTATTTTCACGACCATCGGAGTAGCTTATGCGTATTTATTGGCGATCTATCTGCTGCCTCCCTTGTTGCAGCAGGTTTCCGCATCCGCGCTAAGCTGGAAGGGCCAGCGATCAGATCGTCAGATCGCCGCGATTTATCATTTTTTGACCCAACATCCGCGGTTGATTATAGGAGTCACTGCTGGATTGGTTCTTATTTCTCTGGCCGGCATGTCTAAATTGCGCATCAATGCCTACCTCTACGAGGAGCTTTCCGCCAAGGATGATTTTAGTAAAACCCTCCAGTTTTTCGAAACACACTTTTCGGGTATCCGCACTTTCAGCATGCACCTGGAAGTAGCTGATTCCTCCCGGTCGATCATGGACCAGGAGATACTGCAACAAATAGATCAACTGGAAAACTATTTGCTGGAAGATTATGGGTTGCGCGACGTTTACACGATTGCCACGCAAGTCAAGCGCTTCAATCGGCTTCACCATCAAGGCCAGCCAGCCGCTTTTGCACTCCCTGCCGATCCCGATTTCTCACAATACCTTACGGATAAAGTGCTGGAAAACCGAGCGGCACTCAGCCTGCACGCTGTTTTGACCGATGATGAAAAAGCCACCCAAATAACGGGTAAAATGGAAGATTTGGGCAGTGCTGTCATTGGGCAGCGCAATCAACAATTGACTACTTTTATCGATAGTGCCCTCGTGCCCGATGTGCTAAAAATTCACCTTACGGGAAATACGCTCCTTTTGGACAAGAGCAACCAGATCATCACCTACAAATTGCTCTACAGTTTGATTTTTGCCATCGTGGTAGTCTCCTTGCTAATGGGGTGGTTGTACCGCTCCTGGCGCATCAGCTTGTTGGCTATTTTGCCCAACATCCTGCCGCTCTTGTTCATGCTGGGCCTCATCGGCTGGACAGGGATGGGGCTAAAAATGTCGACCGTCATCGTGTTTACCATTGCCTTTGGTATTGCTGTAGATGATACGATCCATTTTATGAGCAGGCTGAAAAATGAGCTCAAAGCGGGGATTTCTCCCGCGGAAGCAATTGCCAACACCTACCGCTCTACAGGGAAAGCCATTGCAATTACCTCTATTATTTTGGTGCTTGGCTTTAGTGTATTGCTCCTTTCCTCTTTCCAGACGACTTTTACCACGGGCCTACTGGTCAGTCTGGCATTATTGTTTGCACTTTTTGCCGACTTGCTGTTGCTACCGGTATTATTGATGTGGTACTACTCCGCAACGGACGCTTCCTCCAAGGCTGCTTCGTAG
- a CDS encoding M16 family metallopeptidase: MIHYKRFTLANGLRVLVHEDHSSPMATVNLCYYVGARDESPERTGFAHLFEHLMFSGTKAAPNFDDPLQMAGGENNAFTNNDITNYYNVVPAENLEVALWLESDRMHNIRFSEKKLDVQRKVVVEEFKETCLNEPYGDVWHHLAELAYKVHPYRWPTIGMVPEHVSEASLEDVRAFYDKYYQPNNAVLVVAGKVVTDEVKVLVEKWFGHLPAGPIIERILPPEPPQLTLQQRVLKAQEPADALYFGFHIPSRVDRDYYGVDMLSDILGNGPSSRLYRRLLKEKELFSAIDCYVSGSIDPGLLIIEAKPVEGVSNQQARAAIWEELELLKQEGISTRELEKVKNKVESTLIFSELSVLNKAINLAFFEILGNAELINQEAQLYRRITREELQSLAQRIFVEDNCSEVTYEAALEEASVAE; encoded by the coding sequence ATGATTCACTATAAACGCTTTACCTTGGCCAATGGCTTGCGGGTGTTGGTCCACGAAGACCACAGCTCTCCGATGGCAACGGTAAATCTTTGTTATTATGTAGGCGCGCGCGATGAGTCGCCGGAACGAACGGGTTTTGCCCACCTTTTTGAGCACTTGATGTTCAGTGGAACCAAAGCTGCCCCTAATTTTGACGATCCACTGCAGATGGCAGGGGGGGAGAACAATGCCTTTACCAATAACGATATCACCAACTATTACAACGTTGTGCCCGCTGAAAATCTGGAAGTCGCCCTCTGGTTGGAGAGCGACCGCATGCACAACATCCGCTTCAGCGAAAAGAAGTTGGATGTGCAACGAAAAGTAGTGGTAGAAGAATTCAAGGAAACTTGTCTCAACGAGCCTTACGGCGATGTTTGGCACCACTTGGCAGAGCTCGCCTATAAGGTACATCCTTATCGTTGGCCTACCATAGGTATGGTACCTGAGCATGTGAGCGAGGCTTCTTTGGAGGATGTACGGGCGTTTTACGACAAGTATTATCAGCCCAATAACGCAGTCCTTGTTGTCGCAGGAAAAGTAGTTACGGACGAAGTAAAGGTTTTGGTGGAAAAGTGGTTTGGCCACTTGCCGGCGGGGCCGATCATCGAAAGAATCCTTCCCCCGGAACCACCGCAACTAACCTTGCAACAACGGGTGCTGAAAGCCCAGGAACCTGCCGATGCACTCTACTTCGGCTTTCATATTCCCAGCAGGGTCGACCGTGATTACTACGGCGTGGATATGCTCTCGGATATCTTGGGTAATGGGCCTTCTTCTCGTCTTTATCGGCGCTTACTCAAGGAAAAAGAGCTGTTTTCGGCGATCGATTGCTACGTTTCGGGAAGTATTGATCCAGGGCTTTTGATCATCGAGGCCAAGCCCGTCGAAGGTGTTAGCAACCAGCAGGCTCGGGCTGCAATTTGGGAAGAACTGGAATTGCTGAAGCAAGAAGGGATCAGTACCAGAGAATTGGAAAAAGTAAAAAACAAGGTGGAGAGCACTTTGATTTTTTCAGAACTCAGTGTGCTCAATAAGGCGATTAACCTTGCCTTTTTTGAAATCCTGGGCAATGCCGAATTGATCAACCAGGAGGCCCAGCTGTATCGTCGCATTACCAGGGAAGAATTGCAAAGCCTGGCTCAGCGCATTTTCGTAGAAGACAATTGTTCGGAGGTGACCTACGAAGCAGCCTTGGAGGAAGCGTCCGTTGCGGAGTAG
- a CDS encoding tol-pal system YbgF family protein: MRFSFLLIALNCLLLAPSQAAGYFDFNTNAQRIYDKIFELRLNEAQSLIARLKLDEPNNLIAYHLENYVDFFTIYVSEDEQAYQRIKANRDRRLNKIAEGDQNSPYYLYTQAEIRLHWALLKLRFEEYLGAFSDINRAHKLLLENQTKFPTFLGNQKDLGILHAAVGTVPDNYRWALEMLSSLEGTVEQGKREVEGVLNAARRTHFPFRQETQVLYAFLLLHLDGRPEAAWAALADADLRAEDTPLHAFVLANVAMRTGRNDEAIHWMEKAPRGEAFYPFPYLDYMLGVAKLRRLNTDGRRHLRDFLRTTRGRHYIKEAYQKLAWAELLNNRPEGYKSYMTLLQSRGANAAGGDKNAEKEAQAGIVPPLVLLKARLLYDGGYYQRALDVLASQAESSLPSFLAKLEYTYRKGRILHGLKKYEEALAQYNRTIEQGQNSEAFFACNAALQAGLIEETRGRKTSARAYFNRCLSLKPDDYSTGLHQQAKAGLSRVGQ; the protein is encoded by the coding sequence ATGCGCTTTTCCTTTCTACTTATTGCGCTAAATTGTCTATTGCTCGCCCCAAGTCAGGCCGCAGGGTATTTTGATTTCAATACAAATGCCCAACGGATTTATGATAAAATTTTTGAGCTGCGGCTCAATGAGGCCCAATCGCTCATCGCTCGGCTGAAACTCGATGAACCGAACAACCTGATCGCTTACCACCTCGAAAACTACGTAGATTTTTTTACCATCTACGTTTCTGAAGATGAGCAAGCCTATCAACGGATAAAAGCCAATCGCGATCGCAGGCTAAATAAAATTGCCGAAGGCGATCAAAATTCTCCCTACTATCTCTACACCCAAGCAGAAATAAGGCTCCATTGGGCCTTGCTCAAGCTCCGTTTTGAAGAGTATCTGGGGGCATTTTCCGATATCAATCGTGCCCATAAATTACTCCTTGAGAATCAAACCAAGTTTCCCACTTTTTTAGGGAATCAAAAAGATTTGGGCATTTTGCATGCGGCGGTAGGTACCGTCCCCGACAACTATCGCTGGGCTTTGGAGATGCTCAGTAGCCTGGAGGGGACGGTAGAGCAGGGCAAACGTGAAGTGGAAGGGGTGCTGAATGCTGCCCGTAGAACCCATTTCCCTTTTCGGCAGGAGACCCAAGTGCTTTATGCTTTTTTACTCCTTCATCTGGACGGACGACCAGAAGCGGCCTGGGCTGCCCTGGCAGACGCAGACCTAAGAGCTGAGGATACACCTTTGCACGCCTTTGTATTGGCCAATGTAGCTATGCGAACAGGGCGAAATGATGAAGCTATCCATTGGATGGAAAAAGCCCCCCGAGGAGAGGCTTTCTACCCTTTTCCTTACCTCGATTATATGCTTGGCGTAGCCAAATTGCGACGACTCAATACCGATGGTCGTCGTCATTTGCGAGATTTTTTGAGAACCACCAGAGGCCGCCATTACATCAAAGAAGCCTACCAAAAATTGGCTTGGGCCGAATTGTTGAATAATCGTCCGGAAGGTTATAAAAGCTATATGACCTTGCTGCAAAGTCGCGGTGCAAATGCTGCGGGAGGCGATAAAAATGCAGAAAAAGAGGCACAAGCTGGCATTGTTCCGCCACTGGTTTTGCTCAAAGCTCGCTTACTCTACGATGGAGGTTATTACCAACGCGCCCTGGATGTATTGGCATCTCAAGCCGAGAGCAGCCTACCCTCTTTTTTGGCTAAACTGGAGTATACTTACCGCAAAGGACGTATTCTACACGGCTTGAAAAAATACGAGGAAGCTTTGGCGCAATACAACAGAACGATCGAGCAAGGACAGAACAGCGAAGCTTTTTTTGCTTGCAATGCCGCTCTCCAGGCAGGCTTGATTGAAGAAACAAGAGGACGGAAAACCAGCGCGCGCGCCTATTTTAACCGTTGTTTGTCGCTGAAACCGGATGATTATAGTACGGGCCTCCACCAACAGGCCAAAGCTGGCCTTTCCCGGGTCGGGCAATAG
- a CDS encoding zinc ribbon domain-containing protein, with product MAAEKTVVEKLENLYNLQTIDSKLDELEILKGELPMEVSDLEDEIAGLNTRIGRLETQIKDMEGEMVQHEHNIAEAEGLLERYSKQMDNVKNNREYEALMKEQEMQRLEIQLSNKKINQIKRDLEAKNETIAAAQTRLETKNETLKVKKIELEKIIEKTEKEEQKLHKASEKARKNIEDRLLKSYDKIRKNYRNGLAVATVERNSCGGCFNRIPPQIQLEISQRKKIIACEHCGRVLVDDETAGIAVAEA from the coding sequence ATGGCAGCCGAAAAGACAGTTGTAGAGAAGCTAGAGAACTTATATAATCTCCAGACTATTGATAGTAAACTGGATGAGTTGGAAATTCTCAAAGGCGAACTCCCAATGGAGGTGAGTGACCTGGAAGATGAGATCGCTGGTCTGAATACACGGATTGGTCGTCTGGAGACCCAGATCAAAGATATGGAGGGTGAGATGGTTCAGCATGAGCACAACATTGCTGAAGCAGAGGGCCTGTTGGAGCGCTACAGCAAGCAGATGGATAATGTGAAAAACAACCGAGAATACGAAGCCCTGATGAAAGAGCAGGAGATGCAACGTCTCGAAATCCAGCTGTCAAATAAGAAGATCAACCAGATCAAGCGCGACCTTGAAGCTAAAAACGAAACCATTGCGGCTGCTCAGACGCGTTTGGAAACGAAGAATGAGACGCTGAAAGTTAAAAAGATTGAGCTAGAAAAGATCATCGAGAAAACGGAAAAAGAAGAACAGAAACTGCACAAAGCTTCTGAGAAAGCCCGTAAGAACATCGAAGACCGTTTGCTCAAATCTTACGATAAGATTCGCAAAAACTACCGCAACGGATTAGCAGTAGCTACCGTAGAGCGGAATTCTTGTGGAGGATGTTTCAACCGTATTCCTCCTCAGATTCAGCTGGAGATTTCTCAACGCAAGAAAATTATCGCCTGTGAACACTGTGGACGTGTTCTTGTTGATGATGAGACCGCAGGTATCGCCGTCGCTGAAGCTTAG
- a CDS encoding Nif3-like dinuclear metal center hexameric protein has translation MTSIGAIVKQLESVAPPVYQEGYDNAGLIVGNAQAECTGVITCLDATEEVVAEAIAKGCNLIVAHHPIVFKGLKQFTGKTYVERVVIAAIRNDIAIYAIHTNLDNVYAQGVNAMIAERLGLVNTRILAPKAGMMGRATAFVPLAVADEVKLALAKLDNGPQTPQPLVRQLSLGTGASGGVSIQLEIMYPVHQKGAINAVLGNFSGVDVVYSEVFNQNPLVGSGMVGDLPKPLKEISFLKRLKEQLNVSCVKYTTLLDQPIQRIALCGGAGGFLLPQAIAAGAQVFVTADYKYHEFFDADGKIIIADVGHYESEQFTIDLLATIIRKNFGNFAVHLTEVNTNPVNYL, from the coding sequence ATGACTTCAATTGGAGCCATCGTCAAGCAGCTGGAAAGCGTCGCTCCTCCTGTTTATCAGGAAGGTTACGACAATGCCGGACTCATCGTGGGCAATGCCCAAGCCGAATGCACCGGGGTGATTACCTGCCTGGATGCTACCGAGGAAGTAGTTGCCGAAGCCATTGCCAAAGGTTGTAACCTGATCGTTGCTCACCATCCTATTGTTTTTAAAGGCTTGAAACAATTCACGGGCAAAACCTACGTAGAGCGGGTGGTGATTGCAGCAATCCGCAATGATATTGCCATTTATGCGATTCATACCAACCTCGACAATGTCTATGCTCAAGGCGTAAATGCGATGATTGCCGAACGCTTGGGCTTGGTCAACACCCGTATTTTGGCCCCGAAAGCCGGAATGATGGGTCGTGCCACAGCCTTTGTGCCTCTGGCAGTAGCCGATGAAGTGAAGCTGGCTTTGGCGAAATTAGACAATGGCCCGCAAACACCGCAGCCGCTTGTGCGACAACTTAGCTTGGGTACCGGTGCCAGCGGTGGCGTCAGTATACAGCTGGAAATAATGTACCCCGTTCATCAAAAAGGTGCAATAAATGCCGTTTTAGGTAACTTTTCCGGGGTAGATGTTGTTTATAGTGAGGTGTTTAACCAAAATCCGTTAGTAGGTTCGGGAATGGTTGGTGACCTGCCAAAGCCGCTGAAAGAAATTTCTTTTCTCAAGCGACTTAAGGAGCAGCTCAACGTCAGTTGCGTGAAGTACACTACCTTACTGGATCAGCCAATTCAAAGAATAGCCCTTTGTGGTGGTGCCGGAGGGTTTTTATTACCCCAGGCCATCGCTGCTGGAGCACAGGTTTTTGTTACTGCTGATTACAAATACCACGAGTTTTTTGATGCGGATGGTAAAATCATCATCGCCGATGTGGGACACTATGAAAGTGAACAATTTACGATTGATTTACTAGCTACCATAATTCGGAAAAATTTTGGTAATTTTGCGGTTCATTTAACGGAGGTGAACACCAACCCGGTAAATTATCTTTAA
- the rfaE2 gene encoding D-glycero-beta-D-manno-heptose 1-phosphate adenylyltransferase, translating to MIELIQQKILDLPSARAKVAAWRLGGGKIVFTNGCFDLMHPGHLKYLAEARQLGQHLVVGVNSDASVQKLKGPHRPIMDEAARTLLLASLAFVDAVIVFGEDTPLALINALRPDVLVKGADYEEKDVVGASEVKSWGGKVALLTFVPGYSTSKIEEKIKSS from the coding sequence ATGATTGAACTGATCCAACAAAAAATACTTGATCTACCCTCCGCTCGTGCTAAGGTTGCCGCCTGGCGGCTGGGCGGCGGGAAGATTGTTTTTACCAATGGCTGTTTTGACCTGATGCATCCCGGGCATCTTAAGTACCTCGCGGAAGCCAGACAATTAGGGCAACACTTGGTGGTTGGTGTCAATAGCGACGCTTCGGTACAAAAACTTAAAGGCCCTCATCGCCCGATTATGGACGAAGCGGCGAGAACCTTGCTGCTGGCTAGCCTTGCTTTTGTAGATGCGGTCATCGTTTTCGGGGAAGACACACCACTGGCTTTAATCAATGCATTACGGCCTGATGTTTTGGTCAAGGGAGCAGATTACGAAGAAAAAGACGTCGTGGGGGCCAGCGAAGTGAAAAGTTGGGGAGGAAAAGTTGCATTACTCACCTTCGTCCCCGGATATTCGACCAGTAAAATCGAAGAAAAAATAAAATCGAGCTAA
- a CDS encoding PfkB family carbohydrate kinase → MSLLVVGTVAFDDIETPFGRAEKVVGGAATYIALAASYYTKQIKIVSVIGDDFPEADLDDLRSRGVDLAGLQVKQGEKSFFWAGRYHKDMNGRDTLDTQLNVLANFDPVLPADYQDTEYLMLGNLTPAVQARVLDQLTTRPKLVVLDTMNFWMDTAMDELKEVLKRIDVLTINDEEARQLSGEHSLVKAAAAIHEMGPRILVIKKGEHGALLFHNNEVFFAPALPLAEVFDPTGAGDTFAGGFIGYLASTKDLSFENLKRAVIYGSAMASFCVEKFSTERLKELSDDMITDRMLRFVQLVNFDAQLGND, encoded by the coding sequence ATGAGTTTATTGGTCGTGGGTACCGTCGCTTTTGACGACATTGAAACCCCTTTTGGTCGTGCAGAAAAAGTGGTAGGGGGAGCCGCTACTTATATTGCTTTAGCTGCTTCTTATTACACTAAACAGATCAAAATAGTTTCTGTAATTGGGGATGATTTCCCGGAAGCGGATCTGGATGACTTGCGGTCGCGTGGCGTAGACCTTGCCGGTTTGCAAGTGAAACAAGGAGAGAAATCTTTCTTCTGGGCGGGCCGCTACCATAAAGATATGAATGGTCGCGATACACTGGATACACAACTAAACGTCTTGGCGAATTTTGATCCAGTGCTTCCCGCAGATTACCAGGATACGGAATACCTCATGCTGGGCAACCTGACGCCAGCCGTGCAGGCGCGGGTATTGGATCAGCTGACGACCCGCCCGAAGTTGGTGGTGCTGGACACCATGAATTTCTGGATGGATACCGCCATGGATGAGCTCAAGGAAGTATTGAAGCGAATTGATGTACTCACCATCAATGACGAAGAAGCACGCCAATTGTCTGGCGAGCACTCGCTGGTAAAAGCTGCCGCAGCGATTCACGAAATGGGCCCACGTATTTTGGTCATCAAAAAAGGAGAACACGGCGCACTCTTGTTCCACAACAACGAGGTCTTCTTCGCTCCTGCTCTTCCTCTGGCCGAAGTATTTGATCCTACCGGAGCTGGCGATACTTTTGCGGGTGGTTTCATTGGCTACCTTGCCTCTACCAAGGATCTGTCGTTTGAAAACCTCAAGCGGGCGGTCATCTACGGCTCGGCGATGGCTAGTTTCTGTGTGGAGAAATTCAGTACCGAACGCCTCAAAGAACTAAGTGATGATATGATCACCGATCGGATGTTGCGTTTTGTGCAGTTGGTCAACTTTGATGCACAATTGGGAAATGATTGA
- a CDS encoding GIY-YIG nuclease family protein: protein MFSVYILFSEEHDKYYVGQTDDLERRLLQHNELSENSFTSRYRPWVLALAIAVPDRTVAIKMERFIKKQKSKKYLREVIASKERQHMLRQRFIENYSAD, encoded by the coding sequence ATGTTCTCTGTTTACATCCTCTTCTCCGAGGAACACGATAAATACTACGTCGGACAAACTGATGATTTGGAAAGGAGACTGCTACAACATAACGAGCTGTCTGAAAATTCTTTCACTTCTCGCTACCGCCCTTGGGTTTTAGCGCTCGCGATTGCAGTTCCTGACAGAACGGTAGCCATCAAGATGGAGCGATTCATCAAGAAGCAGAAAAGCAAAAAATATTTACGCGAAGTTATCGCCAGTAAAGAGCGACAGCACATGCTCAGGCAGCGATTTATTGAAAACTATAGTGCTGACTAA